A single window of Colletes latitarsis isolate SP2378_abdomen chromosome 11, iyColLati1, whole genome shotgun sequence DNA harbors:
- the Uba5 gene encoding ubiquitin-like activating enzyme 5 yields MDEVEILRKRVRELENKLLEKQCKTTSIAREKIEHMSSEVVDSNPYSRLMALKRMGIVDNYERIRELTIAIVGVGGVGSVTAEMLTRCGIGKLILFDYDKVEMANMNRLFFQPYQAGQSKVEAAAATLQNINPDVDIETHNYNITTMDHFDNFMNTISTSSLSKGPVDLVLSCVDNFEARMAINTACNELNQRWFESGVSENAVSGHIQFIIPGETACFACAPPLVVAENIDEKTLKRDGVCAASLPTTMGIVAGFLVQNALKYLLNFGDVSYYLGYNAMQDFFPKMTLRPNENCDDRYCRERQQEYAAKPKPQKKVEEIVEEKPLHEDNEWGISLVDEQEQQVTENEHPSLVDVKGCSNIPSHLQTNQISSESGPSLEELMALMKSI; encoded by the exons ATGGACGAAGTAGAAATATTGCGGAAAAGAGTAAGGGAACTCGAAAACAAACTGCTGGAAAAACAATGTAAAACCACGTCGATTGCCAGAGAAAAGATAGAACATATGTCAAGTGAAGTGGTTGATTCAAATCCCTACAG TCGATTAATGGCTTTAAAACGCATGGGCATAGTAGATAATTACGAAAGAATAAGAGAATTGACAATTGCTATAGTTGGAGTAGGTGGAGTTGGCAGTGTAACTGCAGAAATGCTCACAAGATGTGGAATTGGAAAG TTGATCCTTTTTGATTATGATAAAGTGGAAATGGCAAATATGAATAGACTTTTCTTTCAACCATATCAAGCTGGTCAAAGTAAAGTAGAAGCAGCTGCAGCAACACTGCAAAATATTAACCCTGATGTAGACATCGAGACACACAATTACAATATCACTACAATGGATCATTTTGATAATTTCATGAACACCATAAG TACATCGAGTTTAAGCAAAGGTCCAGTAGACTTAGTATTAAGTTGTGTAGATAATTTTGAAGCACGAATGGCAATTAATACAGCTTGCAACGAGTTAAATCAAAGGTGGTTCGAAAGTGGAGTCTCAGAAAATGCTGTTTCTGGTcatattcaatttattattcCAGGAGAGACAGCCTGTTTCgcg TGTGCTCCTCCGTTAGTAGTGGCAGAAAATATAGACGAAAAGACTTTAAAACGAGACGGTGTATGCGCAGCATCTTTGCCAACAACTATGGGAATTGTTGCTGGTTTTTTAGTTCAAAATGCATTGAAGTATCTTTTGAATTTTGGCGATGTATCTTATTATTTGGGCTACAATGCTATGCAAGATTTTTTTCCTAAAATGACGTTAAGGCCAAATGAAAACTGTGATGATAGATATTGTAGGGAACGCCAACAAGAATATGCGGCTAAACCGAAACCTCAGAAAAAGGTCGAAGAAATCGTCGAAGAAAAACCGTTACACGAGGATAATGAATGGG GAATTTCGCTCGTCGACGAGCAAGAACAACAGGTGACTGAAAACGAGCATCCTTCGTTAGTGGATGTGAAAGGATGCTCTAATATACCATCTCATTTGCAAACAAATCAAATTTCATCTGAATCTGGTCCGAGCTTAGAAGAACTTATGGCACTAATGAAATCTATTTGA
- the Eno gene encoding alpha-enolase produces MPIQSIKARQIYDSRGNPTVEVDLVTENGLFRAAVPSGASTGVHEALELRDNDKSKYHGKSVFKAVDNINNAITPELLKANLEVTQQTDIDNFLLKLDGTPNKSKLGANALLGVSLAVCKAGASKKGVPLYKYIAELAGNTNIILPVPAFNVINGGSHAGNKLAMQEFMILPTGAANFTEAMKMGSEVYHHLKAGIKKKFGLDATAVGDEGGFAPNILENKEALNLIIDAIKVAGYEGKMKIGMDVAASEFHKNGKYDLDFKNEKSDPNTYLEPQALKNLYLDFVKDFPIVSIEDPFDQDDWDSWTSMTSSTPIQIVGDDLTVTNPERIKTAIEKKACNCLLLKVNQIGTVTESINAHKLAKSAGWGTMVSHRSGETEDTFIADLVVGLSTGQIKTGAPCRSERLAKYNQILRIEEELGAAAKYAGDKFRNPQA; encoded by the exons ATGCCGATCCAAAGTATCAAGGCACGACAGATCTATGATTCCCGAGGCAACCCAACTGTAGAG GTTGATCTTGTAACAGAAAATGGTCTCTTCAGAGCTGCAGTACCATCTGGTGCTTCCACTGGTGTTCATGAAGCTTTGGAACTTAGAGACAACGATAAATCAAAATATCATGGAAAATCTGTGTTCAAAGCTGTAGACAACATTAATAATGCTATTACACCTGAATTGTTGAag GCAAATTTGGAAGTTACTCAGCAAACAGACATTGATAATTTCTTATTGAAACTTGATGGTACACCGAACAAATCGAAGCTTGGCGCAAATGCGCTTTTGGGTGTTTCATTGGCAGTTTGTAAAGCAGGAGCTTCTAAGAAGGGAGTGCCATTATATAA ATACATCGCAGAATTAGCAGGAAATACCAACATTATCCTGCCAGTTCCAGCTTTCAATGTCATCAATGGTGGTTCACATGCTGGAAACAAATTAGCAATGCAAGAGTTCATGATTTTACCTACAGGGGCCGCTAATTTCACAGAAGCAATGAAGATGGGTAGCGAGGTCTACCATCATCTGAAGGCTGGTATCAAGAAGAAGTTTGGTCTTGATGCCACTGCAGTTGGCGACGAAGGTGGTTTTGctcccaatattttagaaaacaaagaAGCTCTAAACTTAATTATCGATGCCATTAAA GTTGCTGGATacgaaggaaaaatgaagattgGTATGGACGTTGCTGCGTCTGAATTTCATAAGAATGGAAAATACGATTTGGATTTCAAGAATGAAAAGTCTGATCCCAACACGTATTTGGAACCACAAGCCTTGAAGAACTTGTACTTGGACTTTGTTAAAGACTTTCCCATTGTTTCCATCGAAGATCCATTTGACCAAGATGACTGGGACTCATGGACTTCCATGACATCTTCTACTCCTATTCAGATTGTGGGTGATGATCTTACTGTCACAAATCCTGAAAG GATCAAGACAGCTATTGAAAAGAAGGCTTGCAATTGCCTATTATTGAAGGTCAACCAAATAGGTACCGTTACAGAATCGATCAACGCTCATAAGCTCGCCAAGAGTGCTGGTTGGGGTACAATGGTATCTCATCGCTCTGGAGAGACAGAAGACACGTTCATAGCCGATTTAGTCGTTGGACTTTCGACTGGTCAAATTAAGACTGGCGCACCTTGTCGTTCAGAACGCTTAGCCAAGTACAACCAAATTCTTCGCATTGAAGAAGAATTGGGTGCAGCTGCCAAGTATGCAGGCGATAAATTCCGTAATCCTCAAGCTTAA
- the Brms1 gene encoding breast cancer metastasis-suppressor 1-like protein — MPSVKDESEAEGEEMSHDSNESNQSSASCDSSAEHSDSDDSSEMDEDECERRRNECMENLVDLERQFTLLKEQLYRERITQVDTKLGEVRVGKSEEYLVPLERLKENMKTKTEVAGVLKQYRLQNIQNKFLAEEQAALQNFKSEKELIWDCIHNDLQEKIRRLEEDRNNVDIHADLWLNSTGRRRRNHTERRRAVTVAGPYIVYMLNDADILEDWALIKKSLSSRKTEII, encoded by the exons ATGCCAAGCGTTAAAGATGAATCAGAGGCAGAAGGGGAAGAAATGTCGCATGACAGTAATGAAAGTAATCAAAGCTCTGCATCATGTGACAGTAGTGCAGAGCATAGTGATAGCGATGACTCCTCAGAAATGGATGAAGATGAATGTGAGAGGCGACGCAATGAATGTATGGAAAACCTAGTAGATTTAGAACGACAGTTTACTCTTCTCAAAGAGCA ACTATATCGTGAAAGAATTACTCAAGTAGATACAAAATTAGGAGAAGTTCGGGTTGGAAAATCCGAAGAATATTTAGTACCATTGGAACGTttaaaagaaaatatgaaaACGAAAACTGAAGTAGCTGGTGTACTAAAGCAGTATAGAttacaaaatatacaaaataaattcctAGCAGAAGAACAGGCTgcattacaaaattttaaaagtGAAAAAGAATTAATCTGGGATTGTATTCATAATGATTTACAAGAAAAGATTCGCAGATTAGAAGAAGACAGAAACAATGTTGATATTCATGCAGATTTGTGGCTAAATTCGACTGGTAGAAGACGTAGAAATCATACTGAAAGGAGAAGGGCTGTTACTGTTGCTGGGCCTTACATTGTTTACATGCTCAATGATGCAGATATTCTTGAGGATTGGGCATTGATAAAAAAAAGCCTAAGCAGTCGGAAAACTGAAATAATCTAA
- the Arp6 gene encoding actin-related protein 6 → MSSSTFVLDNGANTVKVGLASDNPKLVPNCIMKAKSERRRPFVGNQIEECRDASGLFYILPFQKGYLVNWDVQKTVWDYIFSKECCPVNLNQLSVIVTEPLFNFSTVQEAITEIFFEEYECQSLLRINSTTLSCYQYKTENANSKCCIVVDSGYSFTHIVPYVNDTKVKEGIRRIDVGGKLLTNHLKEIISYRQLHVMDETYVINQVKEDSCFVSQEFFKDMETAKNKLENNPIIKDYVLPDYTTLRRGYLKNPEPPNEQQTLRLSNERFAIPEILFYPSDVGIRQMGIPEAIMDCLKGCEEETWPHLLSNIILTGGNAKFPGFQERIYKEVRSLAPAEYTINVHLPENPITYSWYGGKTLSKDSIFSNLLVTREEYEEEGQNVCFEKFDV, encoded by the exons ATGAGTAGTTCTACATTTGTTCTTGATAATGGGGCTAACACCGTAAAAGTTGGGTTAGCCTCTGACAATCCGAA ATTAGTTCCTAATTGCATCATGAAAGCAAAAAGTGAACGACGAAGACCATTTGTTGGAAATCAAATCGAAGAATGTCGGGACGCATCTGGACTTTTTTACATCTTACCGTTTCAAAAGGGATACCTCGTTAACTGGGATGTTCAGAAAACTGTATGGGATTACATATTCTCGAAAGAGTGTTGTCCAGTAAATTTAAATCAGCTTTCTGTGATCGTGACTGAACCTTTATTCAACTTTTCCACAGTTCAAGAAGCTATAACAGAGATATTCTTTGAAGAATATGAGTGTCAAAGTCTATTAAGAATTAATTCCACTACCCTCTCATGTTACCAATATAAAACAGAAAATGCTAATTCCAAGTGCTGTATCGTAGTTGATAGTGGATATAGTTTCACACACATAGTACCTTATGTAAATGATACTAAAGTTAAAGAAGGTATCAGACGCATTGATGTGGGTGGTAAACTTCTTACGAATCATCTCAAAGAAATTATATCTTATCGACAACTTCATGTCATGGATGAAACTTATGTAATAAATCAGGTGAAAGAGGATTCGTGTTTTGTTTCTCAAGAGTTTTTTAAAGACATGGAAACTGCCAAAAATAAGTTGGAAAATAATCCTATAATCAAGGACTATGTTTTACCAGATTATACAACATTAAGACGTGGTTATCTTAAAAATCCAGAGCCTCCTAACGAACAGCAGACTTTACGCCTGAGCAATGAAAGATTTGCTATACCAGAAATATTGTTTTACCCCTCTGATGTTGGCATCCGACAAATGGGTATTCCAGAAGCAATTATGGATTGTTTGAAAGGATGTGAAGAAGAAACATGGCCTCATCTGTTGTCGAATATCATTCTTACTGGTGGAAATGCAAAGTTTCCTGGATTCCAGGAAAGAATTTATAAAGAAGTTAGAAGTCTTGCACCTGCAGAATACACAATAAATGTTCATTTACCTGAGAA TCCAATCACATACTCATGGTATGGCGGTAAAACACTTTCAAAAGATTCAATATTTTCAAATCTTCTAGTAACCAGAGAAGAATATGAGGAAGAAGGGCAGAATGTTTGTTTTGAAAAGTTTGATGTTTAA
- the Ckiialpha gene encoding casein kinase II subunit alpha — protein sequence MALPSRARVYTDVNSHKSRDYWDYESYVVNWGQQDDYQLVRKLGRGKYSEVFEAINVTNSEKCVVKILKPVKKKKIKREIKILENLKGGTNIITLQAVVKDPVSRTPALIFEHVNNTDFKQLYQTLTDYDIRYYLYELLKALDYCHSMGIMHRDVKPHNVMIDHDNRKLRLIDWGLAEFYHPGQEYNVRVASRYFKGPELLVDYQMYDYSLDMWSLGCMLASMIFRKEPFFHGHDNYDQLVRIAKVLGTEELFEYLDKYHIELDPRFNDILGRHSRKRWERFMHSENQHLVSAESLDFLDKLLRYDHFERLTAREAMEHPYFYPIVKDQGRLNMVSSSPTPMTSSLPAGIDTSREGLDLIPKPDRVQCTDSWNKRMEKIKMRESWGLYSDFMFNIEFDK from the exons ATGGCATTACCTAGTAGAGCGCGAGTTTACACTGATGTAAATTCACATAAATCTAGAGATTACTGGGACTATGAATCCTATGTTGTTAATTGGGG GCAACAAGACGATTACCAGTTAGTGAGAAAATTAGGCAGAGGAAAATACAGTGAAGTGTTTGAAGCTATTAATGTCACAAATAGTGAGAAATGTgttgtaaaaattttaaag CCTGTAAAAAAGAAGAAGATAAAAAGGGAGATTAAAATCTTAGAAAATCTTAAAGGTGGGACCAACATAATTACACTCCAAGCAGTTGTTAAAGATCCAGTATCGAGGACACCGGCACTGATCTTTGAGCACGTCAACAACACAGATTTCAAGCAATTATACCAGACGCTAACAGACTACGACATAAGATACTACCTCTACGAGTTATTAAAA GCATTGGATTATTGTCATAGTATGGGAATAATGCATAGGGACGTCAAACCGCACAACGTTATGATCGATCATGATAATCGAAAGTTGCGGTTAATCGACTGGGGTCTAGCAGAGTTTTATCATCCTGGTCAAGAATACAATGTACGAGTAGCTTCGCGTTATTTTAAAGGTCCAGAACTACTCGTAGATTACCAG ATGTACGATTATTCATTAGATATGTGGTCTCTTGGGTGCATGCTTGCAAGTATGATATTCAGGAAAGAACCGTTTTTTCACGGACACGATAATTATGACCAACTAGTTAGAATCGCAAAAGTTCTTGGGACAGAAGAACTATTCGAATATCTTGACAAGTATCACATCGAATTGGATCCTCGTTTCAATGACATACTAGGCCGACATTCGCGCAAACGCTGGGAGCGTTTCATGCATTCAGAGAACCAACATTTGGTGTCAGCCGAAAGCCTTGATTTTCTTGACAAACTTTTGCGCTATGACCATTTTGAGAGACTCACTGCACGCGAAGCCATGGAACATCCTTATTTTT ATCCAATAGTAAAAGACCaaggtcgattaaacatggtatcaTCGTCACCTACTCCCATGACAAGTTCGTTACCTGCAG GTATCGACACCTCGCGCGAGGGGCTTGATCTCATCCCTAAACCCGACCGCGTGCAATGTACCGATTCGTGGAACAAACGGATGGAGAAAATCAAGATGAGGGAGTCGTGGGGACTGTATTCCGATTTCATGTTCAATATAGAATTCGATAAGTGA